From the Synechococcus sp. HK01-R genome, one window contains:
- a CDS encoding MTH1187 family thiamine-binding protein: MWVSVDLCVVPLGVGVSLAPYVAACQQVIEATGLDFELGPNGTAIEGEWESVFACVQACHEAVHHLGAPRIYTTLKVNTRVDRQQSFRDKVDSVIASRSVRPA, translated from the coding sequence ATGTGGGTCAGTGTTGATCTGTGTGTGGTGCCGCTGGGTGTCGGTGTCTCGCTCGCGCCCTATGTGGCTGCCTGTCAGCAGGTGATTGAGGCGACGGGGCTTGACTTTGAGCTCGGGCCGAACGGAACGGCGATTGAGGGGGAGTGGGAGTCTGTCTTCGCCTGCGTACAGGCCTGCCATGAAGCCGTGCATCACCTTGGCGCCCCGCGGATTTACACCACGCTCAAGGTCAATACCCGTGTTGATCGTCAGCAGTCATTCCGCGACAAGGTGGACAGCGTGATCGCCAGCCGTTCAGTCCGACCGGCCTGA